The DNA sequence TTTTGCTATTTCTGAGCAATTAGCTAGAACTGCAGCCTATGCACAACCTGATACTATTCGTGAAAATATGATAATCCCCATCCTTATTTTTACCGAGCAACAAGATATTGTCTATTACCAACTTAATAACCATATTAACCAAAACGGCTTACACTGCTATTTGTTTACTCCTTTAAAGGGCGATTTTCCAGCACAACTGGTTTTTAGAGGGACAGATGATTCAGAAAGTTTCTCTAGAAATGTTTTAGATCCAAATGGCATTGGGAAAACCGTTTTTGATGAATGCAAAGACCAAATAGCTGCAATGATAGAAGCCTACTGTAAAACAGCCAAATGCCCTGCTTTAGACATCACAGGCCATTCATTAGGAGGCTTAGATGCACAACGCGCTACGATTCTTTGCTTAGAGAGATTTAATCAAGAAAATAACCATAACCCTATTTCTTGCTTATCCGATATTAATTGCTTTGCATTTTGTTCTCCTAAACTAGATCAGGCTACAATTAAATCATGGGAAGAGCAAATAAATATCCTCAAAAACCATCCTTCTCCTCCTCAAATCAGTCTTAACTTCTGCTACCACAAAAATGACTTATTAACTCAAGCAGGATTTAAAAATTTATATATCAAAGAACATTTAAGCTTTTTACATGGGAACTACTTACAAGTAACTTCTAACTCGGGAATTCTTGCTACCAATACACATCATAGAAAATCTTTTTTCAAGGGCGGTAAGTTTTATTCGAGCACAGATGACCGTAAATACATTCATTATAACAGTGCGGATTTTACTTATTTAAAAGAAAAAATGGATGCCCTGCAAAAGATCATGGGAAAAGAATCCGAGGTTAACCTCTCCAAAGAAGACTTAGAAATTCTTGAATCATCCAAGAAAAAACTAGTTACAATGAGAAAAAATCAAGAAGAAATACAATCTTATCAAGAAGGATATTCATCTGATTCTTCTTGGGGGATCTTTTTTGCTGACAAGCTGTTCATAACTCCTGGGCAGTGGCTTTTTCACTGGATGAAATCTCAAGAAAAACGATTATTTAATTCTTCTTGGAAAACTTCTTCTATTTATAAATTACTAATGGCCTCTAGAAAGCAGTTTTCTCACTGGGTGAAATCTCATTATATTAAAGTTTAATTTTATTCTCATAATATCTATTTAACTTTGCCTAGATCAATCATACGCTACCTAAAAGAAAAAATCAAAAATTATCAAATAGGAATATCTTCTAACAACTCTTGGTTATTCCATATTTTAGAAAAATTATTTATATTTCCTACTCAAGCAATAATCACCTGCTTTACTTAAGGAGTAGTCGCTACATCTGCTGCACAACGAAATCCATAAGTCCCATTCATAGTTCCTGGATTATTTCGATGCCTATGAGAACACCTAAGATCTTCTTTTAAACTCTTCCAACAGCCTCCACGTAGTACACGATATACTCCTTGTGGTGGTCCTTGAGGATGGTTTGGTTCTTGGATAGACAGATCGTAATACTGATAATCATACCAATCTTGACACCACTCATAGACATTTCCCGCCATATCATATAGTCCGTATTCATTAGGAGGATAGCTAAGCATAGCTGTAGTATCGGAACTGAAGAAGTTAGCCTGTGTTCGATCTATATCTTGTCCTGTTGGATAAAGGAAGTCTTCTTTTCCTCCATAAGAGGCAATTTCCCATTCAGCTTCGGTCGGAAGTCTTTTTCCTATCCATTTAGCATAAGCTATAGCTCCATACCAAGTAATGCCCACTACAGGATGTTTAGCATAACCTGATTCAATACTAAGCTTTCCTCCACTGCGTTTAATTCTAGATTCACGCAAACGGATGATATCATTATTTTGCCCATCTTTTTCTCCTCCCATTGCTTCTAAAAAACGGGCAAATTGCTCGTTTGTTACAGGATGAACATCTAAAGCAAAAGAATGCATATGGATTGAATGCCGAGGATGTTCATCGCGTGCACCTTGATTACTACCCCTCAAATAAACACCGGAGGGAATGATGACCATATCGGTTAAAAGAGGTTGAACAGCTTTTTCTGCTTGTGGTTTTGGTTTATAGGGAGAAACCGTCATTTCTGTTTGAAAAACAGCCCCGGGATCTGGTTCAAAAGAGGGCCTTGTGAGCTCTTGTGGATTTAAGATGGGCTTAGCATGACAGGCTGTAGTAAAGGAAACTTTAGTCCCCATAATGTATTTTTCTGCTTGTAATCTTTCTAAATGCGCTTCACAAGAGGAAAGAGCAGAAATATTGACCAGTTCGCTCATTTTTTCTTGAAGAGGCCCTAAACGCATTTCAGGCTCTGTTTGCAAGCAACTACAAATTAAAGCATCCCATTGCCATTTAAGATCAGAGATTTTTTGAGAAGGGAGTTCGAAAAAACCTTCAGGAAATTTACGCATCAAAAGATAATATAATAACACACCAAAAGCCCATACATCTGCTTTAGGCTGGCTTGTCCAATTAAATTGTCTTTTTTGCTCTGGAGCTAAAAAAGGAAATTGTTCAACAAAAGACCGGTGGACTTCTTTAGCACAGGCTTCATCCCAAGGTCCGGTTACATAATTTTTGCCATTTGCATCACAGCCTATTTCTAAACTGTAAAAAGAGCTCATTGCATAATAAATGCGGCTTAAAACAGCAAGCGGTCCAATGATATGTGATAAACCAAAATCTGTTACAATAGCCTCTGCTCCTTTAGAAGTGTAACGAACTAAAATATTGCTAAGTTTCAATGTTCCATGAGCAAGCGGTTTTTCTTGGGTATGCGCATAATCAAGAGCAGAACTCACTTGTTGAGCAAAACAAAGAATAGTTTCTTCTGGTAAATCAGGGAATTTTTGTAAAAATTGTGATAAATTTAAACTGGGTTGCTGATCTTCATCTAAAATTGCCTCTATAATAATTGCATAGCGCTTATCTAAAAATAATGCGTTATAAATTTTTGCAATATGAGAATGATTTAAATGAGCTAATTGAGCAATGTGTGTTTCAAATCGGGCAATAAAATTGGCATCAGAAGAGAGCTCTTCGGGTAAAATTTTTACAATGTACTGCTTTTGCAATAAACGATGTTCTGCAAGATAGGTCTGCCCTAATGCCCCTCGTCCCAAAGGTCTCAATAACTCATAATCCCCAAAGTGAGTCATTACCATAAATTGTCTCCCCTTAGATTTTAGTTTTTAAAGAACACCTAAAAATTTTGCTAGATACCATGCAATAACCAGTACAAATGCAGCAATACCGACCCATAGCAAATTAGGTAACCATTTAATTCCCCCACCCATACTACCACGTACTTCTAAAGTTCCAATACCATAAGAAAATTCATGCTTTTCTGCTGGCATATGAAACACTTGAGGATTTTGACGAATCATATGCTCAATGTCTACTCCTAGAAACTGAGCATATTGCTTCATAAATCCTAAAGCGTATACTCCAGAGATATATTGATCGATCTCCCCTTCCTCAATTGCCTCTAGATAACTAGAACGAATAGAAGTTGCATTCTCTGCTTCTTTCAATGATACATTCAATTCTTGGCGTTTAGCTTTAAAAAGCTCCCCTACGCCCTTAAGTTCGGCACTCATACCCCTCCTTTAAAATTTCAAGCACTATCAATGAATAATATTCCTATCTTAGGGAGCATCATAGCATTTTAATTGCAAATCTATCCTTGTTTTTTTTCAAAATCAATGTAAAATTACTATAATCTCATTATTTTTAGATTAAAATGACATTTCAAAAGCGCTCTTGTTTTGTAACAACCATGGATCTTAAGTTGAAAGATCAGCTACGTGAAGATCTCATTGATCAAGGATTTACCTTGACCACACCGGCTTATACGTTTTTTTCAGCAAAAAAAAAAGGAATTAGTTGCACTTTGTATACATCTGGAAAACTGATGATACAAGGAAAAGAAATGGATGGTTTCATTAGGTTTTACATTGAACCTCAAATCCTACAAACGCTTACTTATTCAAATCCAGAACCAACTGACACTTCAGAGAGAATCGGAGTAGACGAAGCTGGCAAAGGAGATTTTTTTGGTCCCTTATGTATTGCAGCAGTATACGCAGATAAGGAAAAAATCCAATCTCTATTAACCTTAGGAATACGAGATAGTAAAACACTTTCCGATCCTGCAGTGATTGCACTTGCTTCTAAAATCAAAACCGTATGCCCTCATACACTTATCATTCTCAAACCTAAAACCTACAACCAACTTTACGCTCGTTTTCAAAATCTTAATCGTCTATTAGCATGGGGACATGCAACTGCTATTGCAGAGCTTGTGCAAAAAACACATTGTAAACGAGTAATTATTGACCAGTTTGCTAATAAAACAGTTGTTTTAGATGCTATAAAGCAAAAAAAGCTCGATTTAGAATTGACGCAACGCCATCGAGCTGAAAGTGATTTAGTAGTAGCAGCTTCTTCCATTTTAGCACGAGCTGCTTTTTTACAAGGACTTTATGATTTACGCCTATTTTATAAAATTCAGCTCCCTAAAGGGGCCTCTCAAGAAGTTATTCGAATAGGAAAAGCCTTTTGTGCCAAGCATAGCAGCTCTTTATTGGAAGATATAGCTAAACTTCATTTTAAAACTCTACGGGAAATTTTAGCGCATTAATTCGAAAGAGTCGATAAAGGTCTTATAGCTTGCTTCGTCATAATATTGCGCTTCACATTCCATTGCCATTAGATAAAAACTATTTTTTACCATTAGGGCTCTTCCTTTAAAATACATCCCTTCTTTACAAATAAACAAATCTAGTACGGTATGGCCATTTACTAAAGAGAGCTCATGAGTAAGACCTGGATTATGCTTAAGAAGACCTTCTACAAATCCTTCTAAGTTTTTGTTCGCATAGGTTTGATCCACAAAATCTGGATATTGGGCAATTAACAATAAAAATGTGGTTTTTTGATCTATTGCAGAAATATAAGCATCGTATTTTAAATCAAATCCTATTTCAGGAAGGCGTAATTTTTCTGATAAATGATCTGGGTATTTAGGAAATTTCATACAACATTCACCATTGATAGAACGAAACTCCTGCCAATGATTCTTTATCTTACTTACTTCTTTGCTAAGAACTGCTTCTTTAGCATCAAGAGAAAATGATGTAAGCGCTAAGTTTAAAACACAGCAAAAGCATCCTGCTTGTACGATGGAATATAGTTTTCTCATAGTCTAATCTCCTAATATATTTTAAGTCTTTGTAATAAACCAGCTGATCACTCCGCTTATCAATATAGATAAAATTGCCACTGCTATAATAGGAATGATAATATTTAATAATCCTTTCCAAATAGAAAACCCTTGAACTTCCCTAAGACCCTGTATTAGAATGATAAAGGACCAAATAGCTGCAGTCCATTGCCCTAACATGACTAGTAGAAATAAACCTGTTTTATTTGCCAATGTGAGCTCTATAGGAAAATCTGAATAGAAAGCTTGTTCTTTAAATACGCCAATCAAAAGAAGCCATACCAATATGTTGATTACTACTGGTAAATTCGACCAGGCAACAACACATCTAACTTGTTTAAAAGGAGCATTCCCTCCTATAAGACGTCCACACCACTGTAAAATATAAGCAGTAATGGTAATAGATATTAAACCAAACACTATACCCAACAACAAAGAGCTAAGCAATATAGCCCATAAAGGATAGAGAGTGATTAAGGAGAACATCTTAGAAAAACTTAAAGCTATCGTAATCCCATAAATCCAAGAAAGCCTCTTAAACCCATAGCTTGGATCCTTAGTTACAAGGGCTTGAATGGTTGCTCTGGGTTTAGTCCAAATATCGCGCCAAGGATACATATTTTTCCTCTTTATTTATCTTTATAATAAATTCAAAAATATAACTAATCAATAACAAACTATGCATGATTTAATTTAGTTAATAACCCATTGCAAAACAATATAATAAAAAAGCCGTTATTTTTGTAAATAACAGCTTTTATAAATCACCTATTTTTAAAGATTATTTTTTTTAATTAATTAAGGAGTTTATCTTCTTCTAGAAGTCTTAAATCTTCTTCTATACTACTATAATCCTCATCTTCGTCATCAAATTCGATTACAATATCTGAACTATCTTGATCGGAACAAGCAAAGGAACCCATAAATAAAGCACAAATTAGTCCTAAGTGAAGTATCATATTATCCCCTAAAAGATGTTTGAAAAACTCATCTTTACAAATTAATTGCTGATTTTCAATAGAAAAAAGGATGGATTTTTTTTAAAATTTTTTAATTTCTTAATAGATGCTTTACATGACCCAATTCAACGCTTCTTGTAAATCAGGGTAACGAAAAGAGTACCCCGTTTCCAGAAGCTTTTGTGGATAGACCTGAGCACTAGTTAATAACATCTCTTTTCCCATATCTCCCAAAGCTAAAGAA is a window from the Candidatus Rhabdochlamydia porcellionis genome containing:
- a CDS encoding bifunctional serine/threonine-protein kinase/formylglycine-generating enzyme family protein — protein: MVMTHFGDYELLRPLGRGALGQTYLAEHRLLQKQYIVKILPEELSSDANFIARFETHIAQLAHLNHSHIAKIYNALFLDKRYAIIIEAILDEDQQPSLNLSQFLQKFPDLPEETILCFAQQVSSALDYAHTQEKPLAHGTLKLSNILVRYTSKGAEAIVTDFGLSHIIGPLAVLSRIYYAMSSFYSLEIGCDANGKNYVTGPWDEACAKEVHRSFVEQFPFLAPEQKRQFNWTSQPKADVWAFGVLLYYLLMRKFPEGFFELPSQKISDLKWQWDALICSCLQTEPEMRLGPLQEKMSELVNISALSSCEAHLERLQAEKYIMGTKVSFTTACHAKPILNPQELTRPSFEPDPGAVFQTEMTVSPYKPKPQAEKAVQPLLTDMVIIPSGVYLRGSNQGARDEHPRHSIHMHSFALDVHPVTNEQFARFLEAMGGEKDGQNNDIIRLRESRIKRSGGKLSIESGYAKHPVVGITWYGAIAYAKWIGKRLPTEAEWEIASYGGKEDFLYPTGQDIDRTQANFFSSDTTAMLSYPPNEYGLYDMAGNVYEWCQDWYDYQYYDLSIQEPNHPQGPPQGVYRVLRGGCWKSLKEDLRCSHRHRNNPGTMNGTYGFRCAADVATTP
- a CDS encoding helix-turn-helix domain-containing protein, whose translation is MSAELKGVGELFKAKRQELNVSLKEAENATSIRSSYLEAIEEGEIDQYISGVYALGFMKQYAQFLGVDIEHMIRQNPQVFHMPAEKHEFSYGIGTLEVRGSMGGGIKWLPNLLWVGIAAFVLVIAWYLAKFLGVL
- the rnhC gene encoding ribonuclease HIII; protein product: MTFQKRSCFVTTMDLKLKDQLREDLIDQGFTLTTPAYTFFSAKKKGISCTLYTSGKLMIQGKEMDGFIRFYIEPQILQTLTYSNPEPTDTSERIGVDEAGKGDFFGPLCIAAVYADKEKIQSLLTLGIRDSKTLSDPAVIALASKIKTVCPHTLIILKPKTYNQLYARFQNLNRLLAWGHATAIAELVQKTHCKRVIIDQFANKTVVLDAIKQKKLDLELTQRHRAESDLVVAASSILARAAFLQGLYDLRLFYKIQLPKGASQEVIRIGKAFCAKHSSSLLEDIAKLHFKTLREILAH
- a CDS encoding Yip1 family protein translates to MYPWRDIWTKPRATIQALVTKDPSYGFKRLSWIYGITIALSFSKMFSLITLYPLWAILLSSLLLGIVFGLISITITAYILQWCGRLIGGNAPFKQVRCVVAWSNLPVVINILVWLLLIGVFKEQAFYSDFPIELTLANKTGLFLLVMLGQWTAAIWSFIILIQGLREVQGFSIWKGLLNIIIPIIAVAILSILISGVISWFITKT